The following is a genomic window from Chryseobacterium sp. StRB126.
ACGGCACTTGCACTTACCACTTCGCCATTGGGAATTAGATCGGGAATTGCTTTATTTCCTGCATGAAATATTTGTAAAATTGCCGGTGCACCACCACTTTTAGCTGCATTGGCCAACTTCTTCAGGCTAGGAAGAAAAGTGTCATCATATCCTGCAAATTCGTGGGTAAAACCAATTCCATTTGCTGTAACGTGGGTACATCCTGTAATCACCAATCCTACCCCTTTAACTCTTTTATGATAGTATTCGACTTCTTCATCGGAAATGGTAAAATCTTCATCCGATGCCCAAGTGGTCATTGGCGACATCACAATTCTGTTTTTTAAACTAACTCCTTTGTCAAATGATAAAGGAGAAAATAGCTTATTATATTTATTCATTACTTAAAAATTCTTTTTTATTAAATATTACCAGTCTTGCAAAGTTGGGCTGATAACAATGTCATTCACGTTAACATTATCAGGTTGATCAAATGCAAATAGGACAGCATTGGCAATATCATCTGGCTCAATAGCCTGCTTGTTCAGCTCTGCAGCGATCTCTGCTCCTTCTTTGTTGGTCACTTTATCTGCCCATCCAGTGTTAATCACTCCCGGACTTATCAGGCTTATCTTGATACCTTTATGAACAGAAACTTCTTTTCTTAAACTTTCGGTAATTGCCCGAACGAAAAACTTAGTTCCGTGGTAGATTCCTGCACCGATGTCGATATTGATTCCCGCCACAGATCCCATATTGAGAACATGACCTGATCTCTGCTCCAACAGTTTGGGAAGCACAGCTGCAATGGCATTTAAATAGCCTTTGATATTGGTGTCAATCATCGAATTCCATTCATCAATCGCAACGTCCTTCCATTGTGAAAACAACATCAAACCTGCATTATTGACCAAATTATCTACTCTTCCAAACTTATCAATAGTAAAATCAACCATCGCTTTCATTTGGCCAATATCTGTTACGTCTGCAACAAATATTTCAGCTTTACCATCTTCTTCTTCAATCTGTTGTTTTACTTTTTCTATTTTATCATCAGCTCTAGAGACCAAAACAATACTGCTTCCTGCTTTAGCTAATTTTAATGCTGTTGCCGCACCAATTCCGGAAGATGCACCGGTAATAATGGTTACAGACTCATTTAATTTTTTCATATTTCTAAATTTTACAAATTCTCCTAAAAATTATTTGGATCGATAAATAATCGGTTGCTCTTGTAATTTATCGAATGATGCAAAAAACTCCTTTGAATATGATTGATCATTATGGAGATCTAAACCATCTACACTTTCCCATTTTTCATTAAGGATAAAAGTATTTTCATCATCAATACTCTGGTGAACATCATATTCGATGCAGGCCTCTTCTTTCTTAGATAATTCCGGGAGACTGTATAAAAGGGTTTTAATTTCTTGCTGATGCTCAGGTTTTGCCTTTACAACAACGGTTAAATAAATACTCATAATTTTTTTTTAATGTTAAAAGGCAAGCTCATAAGGTTTTGGAACAGGAGCTTCAGAACGAAGCTGTTTTGCTGCTTCTAAAGAGAAATATGGATTTCGTAAAAGTTCGCGACCTATGAAAATAAGATCAGCATCTCCATTGGTCAAGATCGTTTCGGCTTGATGTGCGCTGGTTATCATACCGACTGCTCCCACTAATAATTGGTTTTTCAACTCACGTTTAATCGTACTTGCAAATGGTAATTGATAACCTGAGCCTACTGTAATTTTAGCATTCGGAACGGTACCTCCGGAAGAAACATCAACAATGTCAATTCCCTTCCCTGCTAATTTTTTGCTTAACCAAACTGAATCATCAATGTTCCAGCCATCTTCCATCCAGTCGGTAGCCGAAATACGAACAGCAATTGGAAGTTCAGTAGGCCATACTGCTTTTACTTTATCTATGGTTTCAAATAAAAATCTTGCTCTGTTTTCAATACTTCCGCCATAGTGATCGGTTCTTTTGTTTGGAATAGGTGACAGAAATTCATTGATCAGATAACCGTGCGCACTGTGAATTTCGACCATTTCAAAACCAGCCTTTAACGCTCTCGCGGCAGCATCCGCAAAGGCTTGTTGAAGTTCTTCGATATCTTCCAAAGTCATTTCGCGGGGTGTTTGCATTGTTGGAGAAAATGCAATAGCAGAAGGTGCAATCACTTCCCACCCATTTTCTTCATCGGGCATTAACGGGCGGCTCTCACGCCCTGAAGCCCACGTACTTCCTTTTCTACCGGCATGCGCCAATTGAATAGCAGGAACAGATCCGGTACTTTTTATAAATGACGTGATCTTGGTAAGCATTTCAATATGTTCGTCTTTCCAGATTCCCAAATCTCCAACACCAATACGTCCGTCAGCGCTAATAGCTGTTGCTTCCAGCATTACTGCACCTGCGCCTCCCATTGCTCTCGAACCATAATGAACCAAGTGCCAATCACTTGCAAAGCCATCTTCGGCCATGTACATACACATTGGCGAAGTGATGATTCTGTTTTTAAACGTAATTGATTTTACATTCAATGGACTGAATAATTTTGACATTTTATTTTTTTTTGACGCAAAAGTTCCTGCTGGAAGCAATTTGATGCTCCCAGTAAAAACTTTTACAGAATGATTTTTAATTATTTATCGTAGAGATGAAAAAGTTTTGCAACAACTTTCCAATCTCCATCAATTTTGATCAATGAATGGAAATCTGTAAAATTTTCATCGGCAGCATCGTGTTCCATTTCGATACGAACAACTGCTGTAGTGGGTGTTTTGTGTAAAACCGTAAGATTGGTTTTGATATTGGGCGCCGCGCCAAATTTCTCCACATAGGTGTACAGATTATCTATACTTCCTTGCGACAGATCACTTCCTAAATGACCATACATGATCGCATCCTTGTGAAAGGTCTTTTTTAATTCTGCTACGTTTCCTGTTTTTAATCCGTGAACATAGCCTTCCATTGCCGCTAAGACATCTTCATAATCCTGAACGGTGTTGATATTTTTATTTGCTGACATTATTTTATGGTTTGATAAATTTTACTGATAATTTTCCAATCGTTACCGTCTTTTACCAGTGTAAACATATCGGCATATTTGTTGGCTCCAAACTGAGATTCGATTCTCACGATTGCTACATCTCCCTCTGCATCTAAAGTTGTCAGTTGGTAATTTGCTTCCATTGGCTCTGCTACGGAAAATCCGTCAAAAAGCACCTGTATTGGTATACTTTTCAATGCTCCGCCTTCAGACCATGACATAGTTGCAGTCGATGCGAATGCCGGTTTAGCAATATTGCCGTCGCCTTTTCTTCCTGCTTCAACATATAAATCTATTGGTTTAAGGATAGCTTCTTTTTGCTCTTGATTGTTTTGCATAACTTCTGTTTTATTGTTTTGATTGTTTTTATCTTGACATGAAATTAATAATCCGCCAACGGTAAAGACTGAGATAATTGCTACAGTTGGCACTGAAGAAAATATTTTTTTCGAAATTTTTCCAATGTTTTGCCTTAACCAATCAGGATTAGAATTTACGGAACTCGAAATAATGTTTTTACGGTTTTGAATGTTTTTCATAAATCGCCCTTTTTTTAGTATTGCTATTTTTTGAGCATAATTAACTGTTTTTTTGAACAGAATAATTAAGCTCTTTTTCTATAACAAAGGTACAATGACGACAATGGGATGCTTTTTCTAATTAGTTCAAATATTTTGACTAATTAGTCCTTTTTAGCAGTGAAAAATTGAGAAATATAATGTTGACGTTTCTCCATTAATAAGATTCAAAAAATTAATGGGAAAAGTGAAGATTAAGTAAGATAGGAAGCCAATATATTCAGTTAATTGAATACAGCCTTTTTATCCAAGTTGATTAAGTGCTTTATCAATCGGTGTATTTCCATCATGCATCAAAATAACCTTACCAATTGTTGAATTATTTTCCAATACTGCGACAAGGGTATCAACAACATTAGCAATAGAATTAGTTCCCGGGCTAGTAACATTAGCCTCTATTTTTCCTGTTCCTTGCCCTTCTTTAAGTCCTCCGGGTTGCAAAATAGTATAATCGAGATCAGTTTGGGTTGTGAGGTAGAGATCAGCGTAATGTTTAGCAATATTATAATCTGTAAGATCATTGAGGAAAGATTCATTCCAGCGTTCGGGTTGCAATGCAAAAACTGAGCTCAGCATAATATAACGTTTAACCCCAGCTTTTTCTGCGGCTTGCATGGTTTTAATTGCTCCATGTAAATCTATCTGTAAAAGATTTTTCCCACGCGATCCAGAAACAAAATAAACCGCATCAGCACCGCTCATACTTTCTGCAAGCATATCTACATCGCTGAGCAAATCAATATAAACCTGCTCAATATTATATGCGTTATTTGCTGAATTTGGATTTCTTGAGCCTGCCAAAACCTGATATTGAGTAGCTAGCTTATTTACTAAAAGAGATCCGACTCTACCATTTGCTCCAATAACCAATACTTTCATACATTTAATTTTAAAATGATTTGTTAACGGGATATGCTCGGTGCCTGTCCATGAAATTCTTTATATATTCTTGAAAAATGAGAGACATTTTCAAATCCTAAGGAATAACAAATATCTGAGACCGACAAAGATGTTGTTTCCAGCATTTCTTTTGCCTTCTCTAATCTCTTTTCTCTGATCCAGGTTGCTGGCGCAACATTGTAGATATTCTGAAAATCTCTCTTAAAACTTGATAAACTTCTGCCAGAAAGATAAGCCAGTTCAGAAACAGAAACCGGTGAAGCATAATGCTGTTCCACCACGTTACGGATATCGGTCCGTATAGGCTCGTGTAATTGTAGAATTTGTAAAAACATATTTCGGTTACATTCCGCAACATCGTATAGCAATTCCATAATTTTCAACCGAAGTTGTCCAGGATGAACCACAGATTGATCAAAAAAGTAAGGCTTCATGGAATGGGCAAATGCAACCAAACATTCATTCATTGGATATGGTCTTGTTTTGATCTCTCCTTCAGGTTTTGACACCTTGATTTCTGATGTTGACAAAAATGACTTTAGGAGATCATCTTTAATGCTGAACATCAAACTGTCATAAATATTGTCATTTTCAGTATTTCCAAATTTATGATACTTTACTGCAGTAGCTTTCTTTAGCAAAATCATATCATTTTTGCCCACTATATATTCCTGCTTTCCATAGGTAAGAACAACCGTTCCCTCAAGGACAATAAGAAGTAAATGCTGTTCGAGATACATAGTACCTCTAACTTCTGTAC
Proteins encoded in this region:
- a CDS encoding SDR family oxidoreductase yields the protein MKKLNESVTIITGASSGIGAATALKLAKAGSSIVLVSRADDKIEKVKQQIEEEDGKAEIFVADVTDIGQMKAMVDFTIDKFGRVDNLVNNAGLMLFSQWKDVAIDEWNSMIDTNIKGYLNAIAAVLPKLLEQRSGHVLNMGSVAGINIDIGAGIYHGTKFFVRAITESLRKEVSVHKGIKISLISPGVINTGWADKVTNKEGAEIAAELNKQAIEPDDIANAVLFAFDQPDNVNVNDIVISPTLQDW
- a CDS encoding nuclear transport factor 2 family protein; its protein translation is MSANKNINTVQDYEDVLAAMEGYVHGLKTGNVAELKKTFHKDAIMYGHLGSDLSQGSIDNLYTYVEKFGAAPNIKTNLTVLHKTPTTAVVRIEMEHDAADENFTDFHSLIKIDGDWKVVAKLFHLYDK
- a CDS encoding NADH:flavin oxidoreductase/NADH oxidase, which codes for MSKLFSPLNVKSITFKNRIITSPMCMYMAEDGFASDWHLVHYGSRAMGGAGAVMLEATAISADGRIGVGDLGIWKDEHIEMLTKITSFIKSTGSVPAIQLAHAGRKGSTWASGRESRPLMPDEENGWEVIAPSAIAFSPTMQTPREMTLEDIEELQQAFADAAARALKAGFEMVEIHSAHGYLINEFLSPIPNKRTDHYGGSIENRARFLFETIDKVKAVWPTELPIAVRISATDWMEDGWNIDDSVWLSKKLAGKGIDIVDVSSGGTVPNAKITVGSGYQLPFASTIKRELKNQLLVGAVGMITSAHQAETILTNGDADLIFIGRELLRNPYFSLEAAKQLRSEAPVPKPYELAF
- a CDS encoding AraC family transcriptional regulator, encoding MKKMIKFPTSLIGLDTPQNTLELDGCTLIEQCIHSTEVRGTMYLEQHLLLIVLEGTVVLTYGKQEYIVGKNDMILLKKATAVKYHKFGNTENDNIYDSLMFSIKDDLLKSFLSTSEIKVSKPEGEIKTRPYPMNECLVAFAHSMKPYFFDQSVVHPGQLRLKIMELLYDVAECNRNMFLQILQLHEPIRTDIRNVVEQHYASPVSVSELAYLSGRSLSSFKRDFQNIYNVAPATWIREKRLEKAKEMLETTSLSVSDICYSLGFENVSHFSRIYKEFHGQAPSISR
- a CDS encoding SDR family oxidoreductase; the protein is MKVLVIGANGRVGSLLVNKLATQYQVLAGSRNPNSANNAYNIEQVYIDLLSDVDMLAESMSGADAVYFVSGSRGKNLLQIDLHGAIKTMQAAEKAGVKRYIMLSSVFALQPERWNESFLNDLTDYNIAKHYADLYLTTQTDLDYTILQPGGLKEGQGTGKIEANVTSPGTNSIANVVDTLVAVLENNSTIGKVILMHDGNTPIDKALNQLG
- a CDS encoding putative quinol monooxygenase, which encodes MSIYLTVVVKAKPEHQQEIKTLLYSLPELSKKEEACIEYDVHQSIDDENTFILNEKWESVDGLDLHNDQSYSKEFFASFDKLQEQPIIYRSK
- a CDS encoding nuclear transport factor 2 family protein, with translation MKNIQNRKNIISSSVNSNPDWLRQNIGKISKKIFSSVPTVAIISVFTVGGLLISCQDKNNQNNKTEVMQNNQEQKEAILKPIDLYVEAGRKGDGNIAKPAFASTATMSWSEGGALKSIPIQVLFDGFSVAEPMEANYQLTTLDAEGDVAIVRIESQFGANKYADMFTLVKDGNDWKIISKIYQTIK